One Thalassotalea atypica DNA window includes the following coding sequences:
- a CDS encoding oxidoreductase-like domain-containing protein: MSETVLEKPFPPADDDCCGGGACNPCVWDHYYAELQKWRIQQAKLKEQKELNT; the protein is encoded by the coding sequence ATGTCAGAAACAGTATTAGAAAAGCCATTTCCGCCAGCCGATGACGACTGCTGTGGTGGCGGCGCTTGCAATCCCTGTGTATGGGACCATTACTACGCTGAATTACAAAAGTGGCGCATTCAGCAAGCTAAGCTAAAAGAACAAAAAGAGCTTAACACTTAA
- the accB gene encoding acetyl-CoA carboxylase biotin carboxyl carrier protein, producing MDIRKIKKLIELVEESGINELEISEGEESVRISRGGQVFASAPVMQAAPIAAPVAAPAAAVPAVDAGPAAISGHVVRSPMVGTFYSSASPDSPAFVEVGQHVNAGDTLCIVEAMKMMNQIEADKSGVIKEILASNEDAIEFDQPLFIIE from the coding sequence ATGGATATCAGAAAAATTAAAAAATTGATCGAGCTGGTAGAAGAATCAGGGATCAATGAGTTAGAAATCTCAGAAGGTGAAGAATCTGTACGCATTAGCCGTGGCGGCCAAGTGTTCGCTAGTGCACCAGTAATGCAAGCTGCGCCAATCGCTGCACCTGTTGCTGCACCTGCAGCGGCAGTTCCTGCGGTTGATGCTGGCCCAGCGGCTATTTCAGGTCATGTTGTACGTTCACCTATGGTCGGTACGTTCTACTCATCGGCTTCACCAGATTCACCAGCATTTGTTGAAGTAGGACAACATGTTAATGCTGGCGACACGTTGTGTATCGTAGAAGCAATGAAAATGATGAACCAAATTGAAGCAGACAAATCTGGTGTCATCAAAGAAATTTTAGCAAGTAACGAAGACGCCATTGAATTTGATCAACCGCTATTCATCATTGAATAA
- a CDS encoding PLP-dependent aminotransferase family protein, which produces MRLLDKSSSDFLYQQVVEFIDKQQAQGALRPGDKLPSLRKLSQQFEISVPTVKQAYIELEKQGRVCARPQSGYYLQAQMARTLLPRPNNWAGSMPVEVCCRSLIEQVYEAVHIPDTVALGISNPVNAHPPDKALARLMRSVLSKVSEKAVSYGPVNGDPKLRMQLAFRYQEQGVAIDHSDILITNGAQEALSIALQCVAEKGDVIAVESPCYFGLIELIESLGMKALEVYTCTEDGVCLTELEKTIDQYPVKACLFSTAINNPLGSMMTDEQRKALVNLLEQRNIPLIEDDVYGDLYFEGKRPKPAQLYSDKGLVITCSSFSKTAAPGYRIGWLVSGKYEEQAKRIKRAQSCSTPMLQQWTLTEYLLSGEYDRHLNVLRKKLIFNSERMRALIAEHFPSEVCISKPKGGSVLWIRCRSHVNTSNFFHESISLGVSFAPGEVFSPSGKYKNYMRISYGVQWCDRIEDAIKSLGKLVAEYPAPN; this is translated from the coding sequence ATGAGACTTCTGGATAAAAGTTCTTCTGATTTTTTATATCAACAAGTAGTAGAGTTTATTGATAAGCAACAAGCTCAGGGAGCCTTGCGACCAGGTGATAAATTGCCAAGCCTAAGAAAGTTGAGTCAGCAATTTGAGATCAGTGTGCCTACGGTTAAGCAGGCCTATATCGAGCTTGAAAAGCAAGGCCGTGTGTGTGCACGGCCACAGTCTGGTTATTACCTGCAGGCCCAAATGGCAAGAACCCTATTACCGCGGCCTAACAACTGGGCTGGCAGTATGCCTGTCGAAGTGTGTTGTCGAAGTTTGATTGAACAGGTCTATGAAGCGGTTCATATTCCTGACACCGTTGCCTTGGGCATTTCAAACCCAGTTAATGCGCACCCGCCAGATAAAGCGCTTGCCAGATTGATGCGCTCTGTACTGAGTAAAGTGTCAGAAAAAGCGGTGAGTTATGGACCTGTCAATGGCGATCCAAAACTGCGAATGCAGCTTGCGTTTAGATATCAAGAGCAAGGCGTTGCAATTGATCACAGTGATATTCTAATCACCAACGGCGCACAAGAAGCATTATCCATTGCACTACAATGTGTTGCCGAAAAAGGAGATGTGATTGCGGTTGAGTCGCCTTGTTATTTCGGGCTAATTGAATTGATCGAAAGTTTGGGTATGAAGGCGCTAGAGGTGTACACCTGTACAGAAGATGGTGTTTGTCTAACGGAATTGGAAAAGACAATTGATCAGTACCCCGTGAAAGCTTGTTTGTTTTCAACTGCCATCAATAACCCTCTAGGCTCTATGATGACGGATGAGCAACGTAAAGCGTTGGTGAATTTACTGGAACAACGGAACATCCCACTCATTGAAGATGATGTTTATGGCGATCTATATTTTGAAGGAAAGCGTCCTAAACCGGCACAGCTATACTCCGATAAAGGCTTAGTAATTACCTGCTCGTCATTTTCAAAAACTGCAGCGCCAGGCTATCGCATCGGCTGGCTAGTGTCGGGCAAATATGAAGAACAGGCCAAACGGATCAAAAGAGCTCAGTCTTGTTCCACTCCTATGCTCCAGCAATGGACGTTAACTGAGTACTTGTTAAGCGGTGAATACGATCGACACCTGAATGTGCTACGCAAAAAATTGATATTTAACAGCGAACGCATGCGGGCACTGATTGCAGAGCACTTTCCGAGTGAAGTGTGTATTTCTAAACCTAAAGGTGGCAGCGTGTTATGGATCCGATGTCGATCTCACGTAAATACCAGCAACTTTTTTCATGAATCGATCTCGCTCGGCGTAAGTTTCGCCCCTGGTGAAGTGTTTTCACCTTCAGGTAAGTATAAAAATTATATGCGTATTAGCTACGGTGTTCAGTGGTGTGATCGAATTGAAGATGCAATCAAATCGTTAGGAAAGTTAGTTGCTGAATACCCAGCACCAAATTAA
- the aroQ gene encoding type II 3-dehydroquinate dehydratase, whose amino-acid sequence MTTKSNILVINGPNLNMLGKREPEVYGDKTLADVMACLQTQAGEFGLMLEHFQSNHEGEIIDRLHQAFQSVDFVIINPAALTHTSVALRDAILAIDVPFIEVHISNVHAREQFRHQSYLSDIAVGVICGLGISGYQYALRAASQWLAEHKE is encoded by the coding sequence ATGACCACAAAATCAAACATTTTAGTAATCAACGGCCCTAATTTAAACATGTTAGGAAAGCGTGAGCCTGAAGTCTATGGTGATAAAACATTAGCTGACGTTATGGCGTGTTTGCAAACACAAGCTGGCGAATTCGGGTTAATGCTTGAGCATTTTCAGTCGAACCATGAGGGTGAAATTATTGATCGACTTCATCAAGCATTCCAAAGTGTAGATTTTGTCATTATCAACCCTGCAGCACTTACGCACACAAGTGTAGCGTTGCGAGACGCAATATTGGCTATCGACGTTCCCTTTATAGAGGTTCACATATCCAATGTTCATGCACGTGAACAATTTAGACATCAGTCTTATCTATCAGATATTGCTGTAGGGGTTATATGTGGCTTAGGTATTTCAGGTTATCAGTACGCATTACGAGCAGCGAGTCAATGGCTTGCTGAGCATAAAGAATAA
- a CDS encoding multidrug effflux MFS transporter, producing MPQITQVPTSLALLLPLLASIMALSPLAIDLYLPAMPIIAQELNTDMTMLQNTLSMYLFGYALGLFYFGPQADKRPRRMLVVLGVSGFLLATLILPFVTNIEQFLMVRFIQAFVSSAATVVVPGTIREYYGKNTAKGLSYVSMIMMLAPMIAPSIGSGLLWLDDWQLIFYVLAIYASLILALVIKFLPNSNVKKAPANISFLKRYKIVLSHQSARLDIISSMMISLAFFAYITAIPFVYLTVFEVSEFTFSALFGANVLALMIAHFINSKLVVRKGSRKMLSYGLLVAVLSSTLLFILTVLGMPLPYIVLTIMPLMGSISMIAVNADAMILQEFAEQSGTATAVIGVLRFGIGALAGPILAIFFDGTATPFVLLMWCSVAVVLACQLKQRVNAKAN from the coding sequence ATGCCACAGATTACACAAGTGCCAACATCATTAGCACTCTTATTGCCATTACTCGCCTCGATAATGGCGCTTTCGCCATTGGCGATAGATTTATATTTACCAGCGATGCCAATCATTGCACAAGAGCTTAATACCGACATGACAATGCTGCAAAATACATTGAGCATGTATTTATTTGGCTATGCGTTGGGACTCTTTTATTTTGGGCCTCAAGCAGATAAGCGTCCTAGAAGAATGCTAGTAGTACTGGGAGTTTCAGGCTTTTTGCTGGCAACGCTTATTTTGCCTTTTGTGACGAATATTGAACAGTTTCTTATGGTGCGTTTTATTCAAGCTTTTGTCAGTAGCGCTGCAACGGTGGTTGTGCCTGGCACTATTCGTGAATATTACGGTAAAAACACTGCTAAAGGGCTCTCTTATGTTTCTATGATCATGATGCTAGCTCCGATGATCGCGCCCAGTATTGGTAGTGGTTTGCTTTGGTTAGATGATTGGCAGCTCATTTTTTATGTGTTAGCGATTTATGCCAGTTTAATTTTAGCGCTTGTGATTAAATTTTTACCAAATTCAAATGTTAAAAAAGCACCTGCAAATATTAGCTTTTTGAAACGGTATAAAATTGTACTGTCTCATCAGAGTGCGCGCTTAGATATCATATCCTCAATGATGATTTCATTGGCATTTTTTGCCTATATCACGGCGATACCTTTCGTGTATTTAACGGTCTTTGAGGTCAGTGAATTTACTTTCAGTGCATTATTTGGCGCTAATGTATTAGCGCTAATGATAGCCCATTTTATTAACTCGAAATTAGTCGTGCGAAAAGGATCACGAAAAATGTTGTCCTACGGCTTGCTCGTAGCTGTATTAAGTTCAACGTTGTTGTTTATTCTTACTGTTTTGGGCATGCCGCTTCCGTATATCGTGCTAACAATAATGCCACTCATGGGCAGTATTTCGATGATTGCTGTTAATGCGGATGCGATGATTTTACAGGAGTTTGCTGAGCAATCGGGTACGGCAACGGCAGTGATTGGTGTATTACGATTTGGCATAGGTGCATTGGCAGGGCCAATACTGGCTATTTTTTTCGATGGTACTGCAACGCCGTTTGTTTTATTAATGTGGTGTTCAGTCGCGGTCGTATTGGCGTGCCAATTAAAGCAGCGAGTAAATGCTAAAGCTAATTAG
- a CDS encoding bifunctional diguanylate cyclase/phosphodiesterase — protein MRKKFVSVPVKLLCLIVGSLLLLSAGFTSLSIWRLQDEFVQHQQDKLSLGKAQFAIEQEALNSQLRIWVESFSDIVGIAEHDDFSVLSEAMKQQFYALQLHLNVENFWLVDENFQTLASTEHSTPALVRDNVAQVFTRQEPLGFVSCDNNQRECLQIISVPILNKNGQVAVISMSATLVEVLFTLNQTLNSEVAVVKFPLKTSLGLQEAEIISASNKQLTEQIFKDFQESLYTEKLGREGVELEGKDNHYLINFIPLSNTEQSLHYLLLIDDVIDFKEKNIKYRNYFLVTESVIFLVLAMFVFFITGPFTKRLLNLANALPLLARKEFNKFRAIDLQRKGFFRDELDVLTKSAQELSFELEQLNIEVEQKTKELENIAMYDILTGLPNRNMLNHQLRKSLANMPRTGQGIAILFLDLDDFKKVNDSHGHAQGDKLLEEAARRIRTSISKVDLVCRFGGDEFVIILNQVPNVDEVVLVAEDVLQRFKTPIKVGSGIFYVSTSVGIVYTDDPLSRVDDLISFADIAMYEAKNRGGSQYYIYHTDMYLRVAQRVALESEVRQALLKRQFSLSLQPQLEAKTKRLCGFEALLRWEHPERGMVPPDDFIPILENSEYMIELGYWVIRRCFEIVTELKSHFTEEVRIAINLSAAQFLDPDLPDYLSQMMDRFSLPARYFELELTEQTLVSDIDTVISVMRRLKLMGFSFAIDDFGTGYSSLAYLKKMPVDVIKIDKSFIFGMLENHSDYQIIMSTIAMVKNLGLQVTAEGVESSAQLRSLTENDCDVIQGYYFSKPIPDKEISKFIEEQLVDGYWKTQVNK, from the coding sequence ATGAGAAAGAAATTTGTTAGCGTCCCTGTTAAGCTTTTGTGCTTAATTGTAGGCTCTTTGCTGCTGCTAAGTGCAGGCTTTACATCGCTATCAATTTGGCGTCTACAAGATGAGTTTGTCCAACATCAACAAGACAAACTATCGTTAGGAAAAGCGCAATTTGCCATTGAACAAGAAGCATTAAATAGCCAACTGCGTATTTGGGTTGAATCATTTTCAGACATTGTTGGTATTGCTGAACACGATGATTTTAGTGTGTTATCTGAAGCAATGAAGCAGCAGTTTTATGCGCTTCAGCTTCATTTAAATGTAGAAAATTTTTGGTTAGTCGATGAAAATTTTCAAACACTAGCTTCTACAGAGCACAGCACTCCGGCTCTAGTGAGGGATAATGTGGCCCAGGTGTTCACACGACAAGAACCACTCGGTTTTGTTTCCTGTGATAATAACCAAAGAGAATGTTTGCAAATTATTAGTGTCCCTATTTTAAATAAAAATGGTCAGGTAGCTGTTATCAGCATGTCTGCAACATTAGTTGAAGTACTCTTTACCCTAAACCAAACATTAAATAGTGAAGTCGCTGTTGTAAAGTTTCCATTAAAAACGTCTTTAGGGCTACAAGAGGCTGAAATTATTTCAGCGTCGAATAAACAGCTAACTGAGCAAATTTTTAAAGATTTTCAAGAGAGTCTTTATACTGAGAAATTGGGGCGTGAAGGGGTTGAGCTTGAAGGAAAAGACAACCATTACCTCATTAACTTTATTCCACTATCTAATACTGAACAAAGTTTGCATTATTTGCTTTTGATTGATGATGTTATTGATTTTAAAGAAAAAAACATAAAATACCGTAATTATTTCCTCGTTACTGAATCAGTAATATTCCTCGTCTTGGCCATGTTTGTGTTCTTTATCACAGGACCATTTACGAAACGGTTGTTGAACTTAGCTAATGCTTTGCCGTTATTGGCACGGAAAGAGTTTAATAAATTTAGAGCAATTGATTTGCAACGCAAAGGCTTTTTCAGAGATGAGTTGGATGTTTTGACCAAGTCAGCTCAAGAACTAAGCTTTGAACTTGAACAGTTGAATATTGAGGTTGAACAAAAAACCAAAGAGCTTGAAAACATCGCAATGTATGACATCTTAACGGGATTACCAAACCGTAATATGCTCAACCATCAATTGCGAAAGTCGCTCGCTAATATGCCGAGAACAGGACAAGGCATTGCCATATTGTTTCTAGATTTAGACGATTTCAAAAAAGTGAATGACAGTCATGGTCATGCGCAAGGAGATAAGCTGCTCGAGGAAGCCGCTCGTCGCATAAGAACCAGTATCAGTAAAGTTGATTTAGTGTGTCGATTTGGCGGTGATGAATTTGTCATCATACTAAATCAAGTGCCCAATGTAGATGAAGTCGTTTTAGTGGCAGAAGATGTATTGCAGCGCTTCAAAACACCGATTAAAGTCGGCTCAGGCATCTTCTATGTGTCTACTAGTGTTGGTATTGTTTATACAGACGATCCATTATCTCGCGTTGATGATTTGATCAGCTTTGCTGATATTGCCATGTATGAAGCTAAAAATCGTGGCGGTTCACAATACTATATTTATCATACAGACATGTATTTACGTGTTGCCCAACGTGTTGCTTTGGAAAGTGAAGTGAGACAAGCGCTACTTAAAAGGCAGTTTAGCTTAAGCTTACAACCACAGTTAGAGGCTAAAACGAAACGACTGTGTGGTTTCGAAGCGTTATTACGTTGGGAGCATCCTGAACGTGGAATGGTACCTCCAGATGACTTTATTCCAATATTGGAAAACTCAGAATACATGATCGAGCTTGGTTATTGGGTCATACGTCGGTGTTTTGAAATTGTCACGGAATTAAAATCACACTTTACCGAAGAAGTTCGTATTGCAATTAATTTATCAGCGGCTCAGTTTTTAGATCCTGATTTACCTGATTACTTGTCGCAAATGATGGATCGATTTTCATTGCCTGCTCGTTATTTTGAACTTGAATTAACTGAGCAGACGTTGGTGTCAGATATTGATACGGTTATTTCTGTTATGCGACGACTAAAGCTTATGGGCTTTAGCTTTGCCATCGATGATTTTGGTACAGGGTACTCTTCACTAGCGTACTTGAAGAAAATGCCTGTTGATGTAATTAAAATCGATAAGAGCTTTATTTTCGGTATGTTGGAGAATCATTCTGATTATCAAATTATTATGTCCACAATCGCGATGGTTAAAAATCTCGGTTTACAAGTTACCGCTGAAGGGGTTGAGTCTAGTGCGCAGCTACGAAGCCTGACCGAAAACGACTGTGACGTTATTCAAGGGTATTATTTCTCCAAACCTATTCCGGATAAAGAGATTAGTAAATTTATTGAAGAGCAATTGGTGGATGGTTACTGGAAAACCCAGGTTAATAAATAA
- the accC gene encoding acetyl-CoA carboxylase biotin carboxylase subunit — protein MLDKVVIANRGEIALRILRACKELGIKTVAVHSTADKNLKHVLLADETICIGKPPATESYLDIPSILTAAEITNAVAIHPGYGFLAENADFAEQVEQSGFTFIGPLAESIRIMGDKVAAIQAMKSAGVPCVPGSDGPLTEDNELNLAHGKRIGYPVIIKASGGGGGRGMRVVRQESELLESIQLTKAEAKAAFNNDVVYMEKFLENPRHVEIQVIADGQGGAIHLGERDCSMQRRHQKVVEEAPAPGITPEMRAKIGERCCNACLEINYRGAGTFEFLYENGEFYFIEMNTRIQVEHPVTEMITGVDLIKEQLRVAAGQPLSYTQDDIKIAGHSIECRINAEDPRTFIPSPGKITRFHPPGGMGIRWDSHIYADYSVPPHYDSMIGKLITYGDNRDVAIARMRNALSELVVDGIKTNIALHEDILNDQGFVNGGANIHYLEKKLAEQE, from the coding sequence ATGTTAGATAAAGTAGTTATCGCCAATCGAGGCGAAATTGCATTGCGAATATTGCGTGCATGTAAAGAGCTAGGTATTAAAACCGTAGCCGTTCATTCAACAGCAGATAAAAACTTAAAGCATGTTTTGCTTGCTGACGAAACCATTTGTATCGGTAAGCCACCTGCAACAGAAAGTTACTTAGATATTCCGAGTATTTTAACTGCAGCAGAAATTACCAATGCTGTTGCAATACACCCCGGTTACGGCTTTCTTGCGGAAAATGCAGATTTTGCTGAACAAGTAGAACAGTCAGGTTTTACCTTCATTGGTCCACTTGCTGAAAGCATCCGTATTATGGGTGACAAAGTTGCAGCAATTCAAGCAATGAAATCAGCCGGCGTACCTTGTGTTCCGGGTTCTGATGGTCCTTTAACTGAGGACAATGAGTTAAACCTTGCTCATGGTAAGCGTATTGGTTACCCAGTGATCATTAAAGCATCAGGTGGTGGCGGTGGTCGTGGTATGCGTGTGGTTCGTCAAGAGTCTGAGTTACTTGAATCAATTCAGTTAACCAAAGCCGAAGCCAAAGCAGCATTTAACAATGACGTGGTTTACATGGAAAAATTCCTTGAAAATCCTCGTCATGTTGAAATTCAAGTCATTGCAGACGGTCAAGGTGGAGCAATTCATTTAGGCGAACGTGATTGTTCAATGCAGCGTCGTCATCAAAAAGTAGTTGAAGAAGCGCCTGCTCCTGGTATTACACCTGAAATGCGAGCTAAAATCGGCGAACGTTGTTGTAATGCTTGTCTTGAAATTAACTATCGTGGTGCAGGTACGTTTGAATTTTTGTATGAAAACGGTGAGTTTTACTTCATTGAAATGAATACTCGAATTCAAGTTGAACACCCAGTGACAGAAATGATCACCGGTGTAGACTTAATTAAGGAACAACTTCGTGTTGCTGCTGGCCAACCGTTATCTTATACACAAGATGACATTAAAATTGCTGGTCACTCTATTGAATGTCGTATCAATGCTGAAGATCCACGCACGTTTATTCCATCACCGGGTAAGATCACCCGCTTCCACCCGCCAGGGGGAATGGGCATTCGTTGGGACTCTCACATCTATGCTGACTATTCAGTACCACCGCATTATGACTCAATGATTGGTAAGTTAATTACTTATGGTGACAACCGTGATGTGGCTATTGCCCGTATGCGAAATGCACTGAGTGAACTTGTTGTCGATGGTATTAAAACAAATATCGCATTACATGAAGATATTTTGAATGACCAAGGCTTTGTCAACGGTGGTGCAAATATTCACTACCTTGAGAAAAAGCTTGCTGAACAAGAGTAA